From Magnetococcales bacterium, the proteins below share one genomic window:
- a CDS encoding RNA pseudouridine synthase codes for MAGRLPMNLLERLLYRDGLMLIIDKPGGWVVYGAGAGGKNLEPLLTTLRFGLPRSPALVHRLDRGTSGCLILGRHPKATRRLNRLFSEHRIEKRYWAMVHGKPPNDQGIIDEPLREVEKSRTGPTMVVDPGGQPAITRYRLLDRVDRVSWLELMPITGRTHQLRVHCAYLGCSIIGDFRYGRDSGIPLHLHARQIIVPLHPNRPAIDVTAPPPGHLREWLTRMPNHREFLDDTP; via the coding sequence ATGGCAGGAAGGTTGCCCATGAATCTGTTGGAACGACTGTTGTATCGTGACGGTTTGATGCTCATCATCGACAAACCGGGGGGGTGGGTCGTTTACGGCGCGGGTGCGGGAGGAAAAAACCTGGAACCATTGTTGACCACCCTTCGGTTTGGCCTTCCCCGGTCCCCCGCGTTGGTCCATCGCCTGGACCGGGGCACCAGTGGCTGCCTGATACTGGGGCGGCACCCCAAGGCGACACGTCGCTTGAACCGGTTGTTCTCCGAACATCGGATCGAAAAACGGTATTGGGCCATGGTTCACGGAAAGCCGCCAAACGATCAGGGAATCATCGATGAACCGCTGCGCGAGGTTGAAAAATCACGTACCGGTCCAACCATGGTGGTCGATCCGGGAGGACAGCCCGCCATCACCCGATACCGACTGTTGGATCGGGTGGATCGGGTATCCTGGCTGGAACTGATGCCCATCACGGGCCGGACCCATCAACTGAGGGTGCATTGTGCGTATCTTGGTTGTTCCATCATTGGAGATTTTCGTTATGGGAGGGATTCGGGAATCCCCTTGCACCTGCACGCACGACAAATCATTGTTCCACTCCATCCCAACCGCCCCGCCATCGATGTCACCGCCCCCCCACCGGGACACCTCCGTGAATGGCTGACCCGCATGCCCAACCATCGGGAATTCCTTGACGACACCCCCTGA